A portion of the Bombus terrestris chromosome 3, iyBomTerr1.2, whole genome shotgun sequence genome contains these proteins:
- the LOC100651544 gene encoding 40S ribosomal protein S7, with protein sequence MFTANAKIIKSGGAEPDAFEASISQALLELEMNSDLKSQLRELYITKAREIETNNKKCIIIYVPMPKLKAFQKIQTRLVRELEKKFSGKHVMFVGERKILPKPTRKTRTKNKQKRPRSRTLTAVYDALLEDLVYPVEIVGKRIRIKLDGTQLIKVHLDKNEQTNIEHKVDTFAAVYKKLTGRDVTFEFPETYV encoded by the exons atgTTCACAGCAAacgcaaaaataataaaaagtggCGGGGCCGAACCTGATGCGTTCGAAGCTAGCATTTCCCAAGCTCTGCTGGAACTGGAAATGAATAGTGATTTAAAATCGCAATTAAGAGAACTTTATATCACTAAAGCACGTGAAATTGAAACTAACAATAAAAAG tgcattattatatatgtacctATGCCAAAGTTAAAGGCATTTCAAAAAATTCAAACTAGACTTGTACGTGAActagaaaagaaattttctgGAAAGCATGTGATGTTTGTTGGAGAACGTAAGATTTTGCCCAAACCAACAAGAAAAACACGTACTAAGAATAAGCAAAAGAGACCTAGAAG CCGTACCTTAACTGCAGTGTATGATGCACTATTAGAGGATTTAGTGTACCCTGTAGAGATTGTTGGAAAACGCATCAGAATTAAACTTGATGGAACACAGCTTATTAAAGTTCATTTAGATAAAAATGAGCAAACAAACATTGAACACAag GTTGATACCTTTGCTGCTGTCTATAAGAAGCTAACAGGTCGGGATGTAACATTTGAATTTCCAGAAACTTATGtataa